One segment of Ricinus communis isolate WT05 ecotype wild-type chromosome 8, ASM1957865v1, whole genome shotgun sequence DNA contains the following:
- the LOC8280409 gene encoding eIF-2-alpha kinase GCN2 isoform X2 — protein MGHNSKKKKKGGGGGSGRRSKGRAQLKDHHASSAGDDNELLAEEITALCAIFQEDCKIVSESPPQIIIKLRPYSKDMGYEDLDVSALLSVRCLPGYPFKCPKLQITPENGLTKTDVDNLLSLLHDQANSNAREGRVMIFNLVEAAQEFLSEIIPVNPTPETVLCSARDSVGQLFQGIAVSSNKICSSSWPFVYGFIDLFSGSGESWDWGLAVDDNRGVNSSIKSHLLDGSKAGYEVQEKKLDKVTKPLMLQDPKQGPLVSPGAKLDTLEEETEEDNKSISTDSSRSLTEESVENEMGGKEVTSTEESGAEDDDAELESEPWELPSSASLGHHEVTRTIEKDLIMVHMLRLACASKGVSADALPQITRELCNLGVFSEGACDLACKPSSIFNETFDHVFHQHMVSSKVSQFWKPTSDLGGSNTSLPNSRYLNDFEELQPLGHGGFGHVVLCKNKLDGRQYAVKKIRLKDKSLPVNDRILREVATLSRLQHLHVVRYYQAWFETGVVGSFGDTSWDYSTAASSTISYHGASSTISYHGASSADIGQDVKLDSTYLYIQMEYCPRTLRQVFESYKHFDKELVWHQFRQIVEGLAHIHGQGIIHRDLTPNNIFFDARNDIKIGDFGLAKFLKLEQLDHDATLPTDTSGVSADGTGQVGTYFYTAPEIEQGWPKIDEKVDMYSLGVVFFELWHPFGTAMERHIILSDLKQKGELPSSWVAQFPEQASLLRQLMSPSPSDRPSATDLLKNAFPPRMESELLDKILRTMQTSEDRSVYDKVVNSIFDEEILSMKSHHQHVGLLGMGGDDSSCIQYADLDTELRDYVVEAAREMFKRHCAKHLEIIPVRLLDDCPQFSRKTVKLLTHGGDLLELCHELRLPFVSWLIANQKFSFKRYEVSSVYRRAIGHSPPNRYLQGDFDIIGGASALTEAEVTMDIVTRFFLSDSCDIHLNHGDLLDAIWSWVGIKPEHRQKVAELLSMMGSLRPQSSERKSKWVVIRRQLLQELNLAEAVVNRLQTVGLRFCGAVDQALPRLRGALPADSPTRKALDELSDLVIYLKVWKIEHHVYINALMPPTENYHRGLFFQIYLMKENSPGSINEGTLLALGGRYDYLLHQLWDHEYKTHPPGAVGTSLALETIIQHSPVDFRPTRNETSTNILVCSRGGGGLLVERMGLVAELWEANIKAEFVPISDPSLTEQYEYASEHDIRCLVIITDAGLSQTGFVKVRHLELKKEKEVEREKLISFLLNAMAAQFRNPSVWN, from the exons ATGGGGCATaattcaaagaagaagaaaaaaggggGAGGTGGTGGGAGTGGAAGGAGGAGTAAAGGAAGGGCTCAATTGAAGGATCATCATGCTTCTAGTGCTGGTGATGATAATGAACTTCTTGCTGAGGAAATCACTGCTTT ATGTGCCATCTttcaagaagattgcaagattGTTTCAGAGTCACCTCCTCAAATCATTATCAAGCTCAG GCCTTACTCGAAGGATATGGGCTATGAGGATCTCGATGTTTCTGCTTTGCTTTCAGTCAG GTGCTTACCTGGGTATCCTTTCAAGTGCCCAAAGTTGCAGATTACTCCAGAGAATGGTTTGACAAAAACTGATGTGGATAATCTCCTGTCTCTCCTTCATGACCAG GCAAATTCTAATGCTCGGGAAGGACGAGTCATGATTTTCAATCTGGTAGAGGCTGCTCAAGAGTTCTTGTCTGAAATTATCCCAGTGAATCCAACACCTGAAACT GTTTTATGTTCAGCTAGGGATAGCGTTGGCCAGTTATTTCAGGGCATTGCAGTTTCAAGCAACAAGATTTGCTCTTCTAGTTGGCCGTTTGTTTATGGTTTCATAGATCTCTTTAGTGGCTCTGGAGAGTCATGGGATTGGGGTCTTGCAGTCGATGATAATAGGGGAGTGAATTCTTCAATAAAATCCCATTTGTTAGATGGTTCAAAGGCTGGATATGAGGTACAGGAAAAGAAACTAGATAAGGTCACAAAGCCACTGATGTTGCAAGACCCAAAGCAAGGTCCATTGGTTTCCCCTGGTGCAAAGTTAGATACCCTTGAGGAAGAGACTGAGGAAGATAACAAGAGCATATCGACTGATTCAAGTAGATCTCTAACAGAGGAATCTGTGGAAAATGAAATGGGAGGCAAGGAG GTTACTTCTACTGAGGAGAGTGGAGCAGAAGATGATGATGCGGAGCTTGAAAGTGAGCCTTGGGAATTGCCGTCTTCTGCATCCTTAGGTCATCATGAAGTAACTCGTACTATTGAAAAGGATCTAATAATg GTTCACATGCTTCGCCTTGCTTGTGCTTCAAAAGGAGTATCGGCTGATGCTTTACCTCAAATAACTAGGGAGCTATGCAATTTAGGT GTATTCTCAGAGGGGGCATGTGATTTAGCTTGTAAACCATCTTCAATCTTTAATGAGACCTTTGATCATGTTTTCCATCAACATATG GTCTCTTCCAAAGTATCTCAATTTTGGAAACCTACTTCTGATTTAGGAGGGTCTAATACATCTCTCCCGAACTCTCGATATTTGAATGACTTTGAAGAGCTACAACCTCTTG GTCATGGTGGTTTTGGTCATGTTGTATTGTGCAAAAATAAGCTAGATGGAAGACAATATGCAGTGAAGAAAATTCGCCTGAAGGACAAAAGTTTGCCTGTTAATGACCGAATTTTGAG GGAAGTAGCCACACTCTCGCGTTTGCAGCATCTACATGTTGTCCGCTACTATCAG GCATGGTTTGAAACAGGAGTTGTTGGTTCTTTTGGTGACACTAGTTGGGATTATAGTACAGCAGCAAGCTCCACAATCAGTTACCATGGAGCGAGCTCCACAATCAGTTACCATGGAGCAAGCTCAGCTGATATTGGCCAAGATGTTAAGCTTGATTCAACATATCTATATATTCAAATGGAGTACTGCCCGAg GACCCTTCGCCAAGTTTTTGAATCGTATAAACATTTTGACAAAGAGTTGGTATGGCATCAATTTCGGCAAATTGTTGAAGGCTTGGCACACATACATGGACAAGGAATCATCCATCGGGACTTAACCCCTAACAATATCTTCTTTGATGCTCGcaatgatattaaaattggtgattTCGGTCTTG CCAAGTTCTTGAAGCTTGAGCAGCTGGATCATGATGCGACCTTACCTACAGATACATCTGGAGTTTCAGCTGATGGAACTGGGCAAGTTGGAACTTACTTTTACACTGCACCTGAAATTGAGCAAGGATGGCCGAAGATTGATGAAAAG GTTGACATGTATAGCTTAGGAGTCGTGTTTTTTGAGCTTTGGCATCCATTTGGGACAGCCATGGAGAGACACATTATTTTATCTGATTTAAAGCAAAAAGGAGAGCTTCCTTCTTCATGGGTTGCTCAATTTCCAGAGCAAGCATCCTTGTTGCGTCAGTTGATGTCTCCAAGTCCATCTGATCGCCCATCTGCCACAGATCTTCTTAAGAATGCATTTCCCCCAAGAATGGAATCCGAGTTATTGGACA AAATTCTGAGAACAATGCAAACTTCAGAGGATAGAAGTGTGTATGACAAAGTTGTCAATTCTATCTTTGACGAAGAGATTTTAAGCATGAAAAGCCATCATCAACATGTTGGTCTACTGGGAATGGGTGGAGATGATTCTAGCTGCATTCAGTATGCAGATTTAGACACTGAGCTTCGTGACTATGTTGTCGAGGCTGCAAGGGAAATGTTCAAACGACATTGTGCAAAGCATTTGGAAATAATTCCTGTGCGCTTATTGGATGATTGTCCGCAGTTTTCTAG GAAAACTGTCAAACTTTTGACCCATGGAGGAGATTTGCTTGAGCTTTGTCATGAGTTGCGTCTGCCTTTTGTTAGTTGGCTTATTGCAAATCAG AAATTTTCATTCAAACGCTATGAAGTATCATCAGTTTATAGGAGAGCAATTGGCCATTCACCACCAAATCGCTATTTACAG GgtgattttgatattattgGAGGTGCATCAGCTCTAACAGAAGCAGAG gtgacaatGGACATTGTAACTCGCTTCTTTCTCTCAGATTCATGTGATATTCATCTAAATCATGGGGACCTACTAGATGCTATTTGGTCTTGGGTAGGAATCAAGCCAGAGCATAGACAGAAAGTTGCAGAG CTTCTTTCCATGATGGGCTCCTTGCGTCCTCAATCCTCTGAAAGGAAGTCAAAATGGGTAGTAATAAGACGTCAGCTTTTGCAG gAACTAAATTTAGCTGAAGCTGTTGTAAATAGGTTGCAGACTGTTGGTTTGCGGTTCTGTGGAGCTGTGGACCAAGCCCTTCCTCGATTACGTGGGGCCCTCCCAGCTG ATAGTCCTACTCGGAAGGCCCTTGATGAGTTGTCAGACCTCGTTATCTATTTGAAAGTTTGGAAGATAGAACATCATGTTTATATAAATGCGCTAATGCCACCAACTGAGAATTATCACAGAGGTTTGTTTTTCCAG ATATATTTGATGAAGGAGAACAGTCCTGGATCGATCAATGAAGGTACACTGCTTGCATTAGGTGGCCGCTATGACTATTTACTTCATCAACTGTGGGATCATGAATAT AAAACACATCCTCCTGGTGCTGTTGGTACTAGCCTTGCATTGGAGACAATTATTCAGCATTCTCCTGTCGATTTCAGACCTACAAG AAATGAAACTAGCACCAATATTCTTGTTTGTTCAAGAGGCGGAGGTGGTCTATTGGTTGAGAGAATGGGATTAGTTGCTGAACTATGGGAAGCAAATATCAAg GCTGAGTTTGTCCCAATCTCCGATCCAAGCCTTACGGAGCAATATGAATATGCAAGTGAGCATGATATAAGATGCCTTGTCATCATAACAGATGCAGGTCTATCACAAACAGGTTTTGTAAAG GTTCGACATCTTGAACTTAAAAAGGAGAAGGAAGTTGAGAGAGAAAAGCTGATTAGTTTTCTATTGAATGCGATGGCAGCACAATTCAGAAATCCTTCGGTTTGGAATTAG
- the LOC8280409 gene encoding eIF-2-alpha kinase GCN2 isoform X1, with product MGHNSKKKKKGGGGGSGRRSKGRAQLKDHHASSAGDDNELLAEEITALCAIFQEDCKIVSESPPQIIIKLRPYSKDMGYEDLDVSALLSVRCLPGYPFKCPKLQITPENGLTKTDVDNLLSLLHDQANSNAREGRVMIFNLVEAAQEFLSEIIPVNPTPETVLCSARDSVGQLFQGIAVSSNKICSSSWPFVYGFIDLFSGSGESWDWGLAVDDNRGVNSSIKSHLLDGSKAGYEVQEKKLDKVTKPLMLQDPKQGPLVSPGAKLDTLEEETEEDNKSISTDSSRSLTEESVENEMGGKEVTSTEESGAEDDDAELESEPWELPSSASLGHHEVTRTIEKDLIMVHMLRLACASKGVSADALPQITRELCNLGVFSEGACDLACKPSSIFNETFDHVFHQHMVSSKVSQFWKPTSDLGGSNTSLPNSRYLNDFEELQPLGHGGFGHVVLCKNKLDGRQYAVKKIRLKDKSLPVNDRILREVATLSRLQHLHVVRYYQAWFETGVVGSFGDTSWDYSTAASSTISYHGASSTISYHGASSADIGQDVKLDSTYLYIQMEYCPRTLRQVFESYKHFDKELVWHQFRQIVEGLAHIHGQGIIHRDLTPNNIFFDARNDIKIGDFGLAKFLKLEQLDHDATLPTDTSGVSADGTGQVGTYFYTAPEIEQGWPKIDEKVDMYSLGVVFFELWHPFGTAMERHIILSDLKQKGELPSSWVAQFPEQASLLRQLMSPSPSDRPSATDLLKNAFPPRMESELLDKILRTMQTSEDRSVYDKVVNSIFDEEILSMKSHHQHVGLLGMGGDDSSCIQYADLDTELRDYVVEAAREMFKRHCAKHLEIIPVRLLDDCPQFSRKTVKLLTHGGDLLELCHELRLPFVSWLIANQKFSFKRYEVSSVYRRAIGHSPPNRYLQGDFDIIGGASALTEAEVIKVTMDIVTRFFLSDSCDIHLNHGDLLDAIWSWVGIKPEHRQKVAELLSMMGSLRPQSSERKSKWVVIRRQLLQELNLAEAVVNRLQTVGLRFCGAVDQALPRLRGALPADSPTRKALDELSDLVIYLKVWKIEHHVYINALMPPTENYHRGLFFQIYLMKENSPGSINEGTLLALGGRYDYLLHQLWDHEYKTHPPGAVGTSLALETIIQHSPVDFRPTRNETSTNILVCSRGGGGLLVERMGLVAELWEANIKAEFVPISDPSLTEQYEYASEHDIRCLVIITDAGLSQTGFVKVRHLELKKEKEVEREKLISFLLNAMAAQFRNPSVWN from the exons ATGGGGCATaattcaaagaagaagaaaaaaggggGAGGTGGTGGGAGTGGAAGGAGGAGTAAAGGAAGGGCTCAATTGAAGGATCATCATGCTTCTAGTGCTGGTGATGATAATGAACTTCTTGCTGAGGAAATCACTGCTTT ATGTGCCATCTttcaagaagattgcaagattGTTTCAGAGTCACCTCCTCAAATCATTATCAAGCTCAG GCCTTACTCGAAGGATATGGGCTATGAGGATCTCGATGTTTCTGCTTTGCTTTCAGTCAG GTGCTTACCTGGGTATCCTTTCAAGTGCCCAAAGTTGCAGATTACTCCAGAGAATGGTTTGACAAAAACTGATGTGGATAATCTCCTGTCTCTCCTTCATGACCAG GCAAATTCTAATGCTCGGGAAGGACGAGTCATGATTTTCAATCTGGTAGAGGCTGCTCAAGAGTTCTTGTCTGAAATTATCCCAGTGAATCCAACACCTGAAACT GTTTTATGTTCAGCTAGGGATAGCGTTGGCCAGTTATTTCAGGGCATTGCAGTTTCAAGCAACAAGATTTGCTCTTCTAGTTGGCCGTTTGTTTATGGTTTCATAGATCTCTTTAGTGGCTCTGGAGAGTCATGGGATTGGGGTCTTGCAGTCGATGATAATAGGGGAGTGAATTCTTCAATAAAATCCCATTTGTTAGATGGTTCAAAGGCTGGATATGAGGTACAGGAAAAGAAACTAGATAAGGTCACAAAGCCACTGATGTTGCAAGACCCAAAGCAAGGTCCATTGGTTTCCCCTGGTGCAAAGTTAGATACCCTTGAGGAAGAGACTGAGGAAGATAACAAGAGCATATCGACTGATTCAAGTAGATCTCTAACAGAGGAATCTGTGGAAAATGAAATGGGAGGCAAGGAG GTTACTTCTACTGAGGAGAGTGGAGCAGAAGATGATGATGCGGAGCTTGAAAGTGAGCCTTGGGAATTGCCGTCTTCTGCATCCTTAGGTCATCATGAAGTAACTCGTACTATTGAAAAGGATCTAATAATg GTTCACATGCTTCGCCTTGCTTGTGCTTCAAAAGGAGTATCGGCTGATGCTTTACCTCAAATAACTAGGGAGCTATGCAATTTAGGT GTATTCTCAGAGGGGGCATGTGATTTAGCTTGTAAACCATCTTCAATCTTTAATGAGACCTTTGATCATGTTTTCCATCAACATATG GTCTCTTCCAAAGTATCTCAATTTTGGAAACCTACTTCTGATTTAGGAGGGTCTAATACATCTCTCCCGAACTCTCGATATTTGAATGACTTTGAAGAGCTACAACCTCTTG GTCATGGTGGTTTTGGTCATGTTGTATTGTGCAAAAATAAGCTAGATGGAAGACAATATGCAGTGAAGAAAATTCGCCTGAAGGACAAAAGTTTGCCTGTTAATGACCGAATTTTGAG GGAAGTAGCCACACTCTCGCGTTTGCAGCATCTACATGTTGTCCGCTACTATCAG GCATGGTTTGAAACAGGAGTTGTTGGTTCTTTTGGTGACACTAGTTGGGATTATAGTACAGCAGCAAGCTCCACAATCAGTTACCATGGAGCGAGCTCCACAATCAGTTACCATGGAGCAAGCTCAGCTGATATTGGCCAAGATGTTAAGCTTGATTCAACATATCTATATATTCAAATGGAGTACTGCCCGAg GACCCTTCGCCAAGTTTTTGAATCGTATAAACATTTTGACAAAGAGTTGGTATGGCATCAATTTCGGCAAATTGTTGAAGGCTTGGCACACATACATGGACAAGGAATCATCCATCGGGACTTAACCCCTAACAATATCTTCTTTGATGCTCGcaatgatattaaaattggtgattTCGGTCTTG CCAAGTTCTTGAAGCTTGAGCAGCTGGATCATGATGCGACCTTACCTACAGATACATCTGGAGTTTCAGCTGATGGAACTGGGCAAGTTGGAACTTACTTTTACACTGCACCTGAAATTGAGCAAGGATGGCCGAAGATTGATGAAAAG GTTGACATGTATAGCTTAGGAGTCGTGTTTTTTGAGCTTTGGCATCCATTTGGGACAGCCATGGAGAGACACATTATTTTATCTGATTTAAAGCAAAAAGGAGAGCTTCCTTCTTCATGGGTTGCTCAATTTCCAGAGCAAGCATCCTTGTTGCGTCAGTTGATGTCTCCAAGTCCATCTGATCGCCCATCTGCCACAGATCTTCTTAAGAATGCATTTCCCCCAAGAATGGAATCCGAGTTATTGGACA AAATTCTGAGAACAATGCAAACTTCAGAGGATAGAAGTGTGTATGACAAAGTTGTCAATTCTATCTTTGACGAAGAGATTTTAAGCATGAAAAGCCATCATCAACATGTTGGTCTACTGGGAATGGGTGGAGATGATTCTAGCTGCATTCAGTATGCAGATTTAGACACTGAGCTTCGTGACTATGTTGTCGAGGCTGCAAGGGAAATGTTCAAACGACATTGTGCAAAGCATTTGGAAATAATTCCTGTGCGCTTATTGGATGATTGTCCGCAGTTTTCTAG GAAAACTGTCAAACTTTTGACCCATGGAGGAGATTTGCTTGAGCTTTGTCATGAGTTGCGTCTGCCTTTTGTTAGTTGGCTTATTGCAAATCAG AAATTTTCATTCAAACGCTATGAAGTATCATCAGTTTATAGGAGAGCAATTGGCCATTCACCACCAAATCGCTATTTACAG GgtgattttgatattattgGAGGTGCATCAGCTCTAACAGAAGCAGAGGTTATCAAG gtgacaatGGACATTGTAACTCGCTTCTTTCTCTCAGATTCATGTGATATTCATCTAAATCATGGGGACCTACTAGATGCTATTTGGTCTTGGGTAGGAATCAAGCCAGAGCATAGACAGAAAGTTGCAGAG CTTCTTTCCATGATGGGCTCCTTGCGTCCTCAATCCTCTGAAAGGAAGTCAAAATGGGTAGTAATAAGACGTCAGCTTTTGCAG gAACTAAATTTAGCTGAAGCTGTTGTAAATAGGTTGCAGACTGTTGGTTTGCGGTTCTGTGGAGCTGTGGACCAAGCCCTTCCTCGATTACGTGGGGCCCTCCCAGCTG ATAGTCCTACTCGGAAGGCCCTTGATGAGTTGTCAGACCTCGTTATCTATTTGAAAGTTTGGAAGATAGAACATCATGTTTATATAAATGCGCTAATGCCACCAACTGAGAATTATCACAGAGGTTTGTTTTTCCAG ATATATTTGATGAAGGAGAACAGTCCTGGATCGATCAATGAAGGTACACTGCTTGCATTAGGTGGCCGCTATGACTATTTACTTCATCAACTGTGGGATCATGAATAT AAAACACATCCTCCTGGTGCTGTTGGTACTAGCCTTGCATTGGAGACAATTATTCAGCATTCTCCTGTCGATTTCAGACCTACAAG AAATGAAACTAGCACCAATATTCTTGTTTGTTCAAGAGGCGGAGGTGGTCTATTGGTTGAGAGAATGGGATTAGTTGCTGAACTATGGGAAGCAAATATCAAg GCTGAGTTTGTCCCAATCTCCGATCCAAGCCTTACGGAGCAATATGAATATGCAAGTGAGCATGATATAAGATGCCTTGTCATCATAACAGATGCAGGTCTATCACAAACAGGTTTTGTAAAG GTTCGACATCTTGAACTTAAAAAGGAGAAGGAAGTTGAGAGAGAAAAGCTGATTAGTTTTCTATTGAATGCGATGGCAGCACAATTCAGAAATCCTTCGGTTTGGAATTAG
- the LOC8280409 gene encoding eIF-2-alpha kinase GCN2 isoform X4 → MGYEDLDVSALLSVRCLPGYPFKCPKLQITPENGLTKTDVDNLLSLLHDQANSNAREGRVMIFNLVEAAQEFLSEIIPVNPTPETVLCSARDSVGQLFQGIAVSSNKICSSSWPFVYGFIDLFSGSGESWDWGLAVDDNRGVNSSIKSHLLDGSKAGYEVQEKKLDKVTKPLMLQDPKQGPLVSPGAKLDTLEEETEEDNKSISTDSSRSLTEESVENEMGGKEVTSTEESGAEDDDAELESEPWELPSSASLGHHEVTRTIEKDLIMVHMLRLACASKGVSADALPQITRELCNLGVFSEGACDLACKPSSIFNETFDHVFHQHMVSSKVSQFWKPTSDLGGSNTSLPNSRYLNDFEELQPLGHGGFGHVVLCKNKLDGRQYAVKKIRLKDKSLPVNDRILREVATLSRLQHLHVVRYYQAWFETGVVGSFGDTSWDYSTAASSTISYHGASSTISYHGASSADIGQDVKLDSTYLYIQMEYCPRTLRQVFESYKHFDKELVWHQFRQIVEGLAHIHGQGIIHRDLTPNNIFFDARNDIKIGDFGLAKFLKLEQLDHDATLPTDTSGVSADGTGQVGTYFYTAPEIEQGWPKIDEKVDMYSLGVVFFELWHPFGTAMERHIILSDLKQKGELPSSWVAQFPEQASLLRQLMSPSPSDRPSATDLLKNAFPPRMESELLDKILRTMQTSEDRSVYDKVVNSIFDEEILSMKSHHQHVGLLGMGGDDSSCIQYADLDTELRDYVVEAAREMFKRHCAKHLEIIPVRLLDDCPQFSRKTVKLLTHGGDLLELCHELRLPFVSWLIANQKFSFKRYEVSSVYRRAIGHSPPNRYLQGDFDIIGGASALTEAEVIKVTMDIVTRFFLSDSCDIHLNHGDLLDAIWSWVGIKPEHRQKVAELLSMMGSLRPQSSERKSKWVVIRRQLLQELNLAEAVVNRLQTVGLRFCGAVDQALPRLRGALPADSPTRKALDELSDLVIYLKVWKIEHHVYINALMPPTENYHRGLFFQIYLMKENSPGSINEGTLLALGGRYDYLLHQLWDHEYKTHPPGAVGTSLALETIIQHSPVDFRPTRNETSTNILVCSRGGGGLLVERMGLVAELWEANIKAEFVPISDPSLTEQYEYASEHDIRCLVIITDAGLSQTGFVKVRHLELKKEKEVEREKLISFLLNAMAAQFRNPSVWN, encoded by the exons ATGGGCTATGAGGATCTCGATGTTTCTGCTTTGCTTTCAGTCAG GTGCTTACCTGGGTATCCTTTCAAGTGCCCAAAGTTGCAGATTACTCCAGAGAATGGTTTGACAAAAACTGATGTGGATAATCTCCTGTCTCTCCTTCATGACCAG GCAAATTCTAATGCTCGGGAAGGACGAGTCATGATTTTCAATCTGGTAGAGGCTGCTCAAGAGTTCTTGTCTGAAATTATCCCAGTGAATCCAACACCTGAAACT GTTTTATGTTCAGCTAGGGATAGCGTTGGCCAGTTATTTCAGGGCATTGCAGTTTCAAGCAACAAGATTTGCTCTTCTAGTTGGCCGTTTGTTTATGGTTTCATAGATCTCTTTAGTGGCTCTGGAGAGTCATGGGATTGGGGTCTTGCAGTCGATGATAATAGGGGAGTGAATTCTTCAATAAAATCCCATTTGTTAGATGGTTCAAAGGCTGGATATGAGGTACAGGAAAAGAAACTAGATAAGGTCACAAAGCCACTGATGTTGCAAGACCCAAAGCAAGGTCCATTGGTTTCCCCTGGTGCAAAGTTAGATACCCTTGAGGAAGAGACTGAGGAAGATAACAAGAGCATATCGACTGATTCAAGTAGATCTCTAACAGAGGAATCTGTGGAAAATGAAATGGGAGGCAAGGAG GTTACTTCTACTGAGGAGAGTGGAGCAGAAGATGATGATGCGGAGCTTGAAAGTGAGCCTTGGGAATTGCCGTCTTCTGCATCCTTAGGTCATCATGAAGTAACTCGTACTATTGAAAAGGATCTAATAATg GTTCACATGCTTCGCCTTGCTTGTGCTTCAAAAGGAGTATCGGCTGATGCTTTACCTCAAATAACTAGGGAGCTATGCAATTTAGGT GTATTCTCAGAGGGGGCATGTGATTTAGCTTGTAAACCATCTTCAATCTTTAATGAGACCTTTGATCATGTTTTCCATCAACATATG GTCTCTTCCAAAGTATCTCAATTTTGGAAACCTACTTCTGATTTAGGAGGGTCTAATACATCTCTCCCGAACTCTCGATATTTGAATGACTTTGAAGAGCTACAACCTCTTG GTCATGGTGGTTTTGGTCATGTTGTATTGTGCAAAAATAAGCTAGATGGAAGACAATATGCAGTGAAGAAAATTCGCCTGAAGGACAAAAGTTTGCCTGTTAATGACCGAATTTTGAG GGAAGTAGCCACACTCTCGCGTTTGCAGCATCTACATGTTGTCCGCTACTATCAG GCATGGTTTGAAACAGGAGTTGTTGGTTCTTTTGGTGACACTAGTTGGGATTATAGTACAGCAGCAAGCTCCACAATCAGTTACCATGGAGCGAGCTCCACAATCAGTTACCATGGAGCAAGCTCAGCTGATATTGGCCAAGATGTTAAGCTTGATTCAACATATCTATATATTCAAATGGAGTACTGCCCGAg GACCCTTCGCCAAGTTTTTGAATCGTATAAACATTTTGACAAAGAGTTGGTATGGCATCAATTTCGGCAAATTGTTGAAGGCTTGGCACACATACATGGACAAGGAATCATCCATCGGGACTTAACCCCTAACAATATCTTCTTTGATGCTCGcaatgatattaaaattggtgattTCGGTCTTG CCAAGTTCTTGAAGCTTGAGCAGCTGGATCATGATGCGACCTTACCTACAGATACATCTGGAGTTTCAGCTGATGGAACTGGGCAAGTTGGAACTTACTTTTACACTGCACCTGAAATTGAGCAAGGATGGCCGAAGATTGATGAAAAG GTTGACATGTATAGCTTAGGAGTCGTGTTTTTTGAGCTTTGGCATCCATTTGGGACAGCCATGGAGAGACACATTATTTTATCTGATTTAAAGCAAAAAGGAGAGCTTCCTTCTTCATGGGTTGCTCAATTTCCAGAGCAAGCATCCTTGTTGCGTCAGTTGATGTCTCCAAGTCCATCTGATCGCCCATCTGCCACAGATCTTCTTAAGAATGCATTTCCCCCAAGAATGGAATCCGAGTTATTGGACA AAATTCTGAGAACAATGCAAACTTCAGAGGATAGAAGTGTGTATGACAAAGTTGTCAATTCTATCTTTGACGAAGAGATTTTAAGCATGAAAAGCCATCATCAACATGTTGGTCTACTGGGAATGGGTGGAGATGATTCTAGCTGCATTCAGTATGCAGATTTAGACACTGAGCTTCGTGACTATGTTGTCGAGGCTGCAAGGGAAATGTTCAAACGACATTGTGCAAAGCATTTGGAAATAATTCCTGTGCGCTTATTGGATGATTGTCCGCAGTTTTCTAG GAAAACTGTCAAACTTTTGACCCATGGAGGAGATTTGCTTGAGCTTTGTCATGAGTTGCGTCTGCCTTTTGTTAGTTGGCTTATTGCAAATCAG AAATTTTCATTCAAACGCTATGAAGTATCATCAGTTTATAGGAGAGCAATTGGCCATTCACCACCAAATCGCTATTTACAG GgtgattttgatattattgGAGGTGCATCAGCTCTAACAGAAGCAGAGGTTATCAAG gtgacaatGGACATTGTAACTCGCTTCTTTCTCTCAGATTCATGTGATATTCATCTAAATCATGGGGACCTACTAGATGCTATTTGGTCTTGGGTAGGAATCAAGCCAGAGCATAGACAGAAAGTTGCAGAG CTTCTTTCCATGATGGGCTCCTTGCGTCCTCAATCCTCTGAAAGGAAGTCAAAATGGGTAGTAATAAGACGTCAGCTTTTGCAG gAACTAAATTTAGCTGAAGCTGTTGTAAATAGGTTGCAGACTGTTGGTTTGCGGTTCTGTGGAGCTGTGGACCAAGCCCTTCCTCGATTACGTGGGGCCCTCCCAGCTG ATAGTCCTACTCGGAAGGCCCTTGATGAGTTGTCAGACCTCGTTATCTATTTGAAAGTTTGGAAGATAGAACATCATGTTTATATAAATGCGCTAATGCCACCAACTGAGAATTATCACAGAGGTTTGTTTTTCCAG ATATATTTGATGAAGGAGAACAGTCCTGGATCGATCAATGAAGGTACACTGCTTGCATTAGGTGGCCGCTATGACTATTTACTTCATCAACTGTGGGATCATGAATAT AAAACACATCCTCCTGGTGCTGTTGGTACTAGCCTTGCATTGGAGACAATTATTCAGCATTCTCCTGTCGATTTCAGACCTACAAG AAATGAAACTAGCACCAATATTCTTGTTTGTTCAAGAGGCGGAGGTGGTCTATTGGTTGAGAGAATGGGATTAGTTGCTGAACTATGGGAAGCAAATATCAAg GCTGAGTTTGTCCCAATCTCCGATCCAAGCCTTACGGAGCAATATGAATATGCAAGTGAGCATGATATAAGATGCCTTGTCATCATAACAGATGCAGGTCTATCACAAACAGGTTTTGTAAAG GTTCGACATCTTGAACTTAAAAAGGAGAAGGAAGTTGAGAGAGAAAAGCTGATTAGTTTTCTATTGAATGCGATGGCAGCACAATTCAGAAATCCTTCGGTTTGGAATTAG